The DNA sequence CGCCTGCACCGGCCCGACGGAGACCGCTTCCGGCGGCCCACCAAGAAGAAGGCTCGCAGCTACAACACCGACGACGTCGACCGGCTGTGCCGCGAGCTCGTCGCCTACCTCGAACAGGACAAGCCGTTGAGCGTGGACAGCGTGCGCCGCGCTGTCTTCCGTCCCACAGTGGGCCGCGACGGCTACGAGGAATCACAGGTGGATGCCTTCCTGGACCGCGTTGTCGAGCTGATGGCGGCCATCGACTGACACGTCTCTGCTGCCGGGGCTTTCAGTCCCCGGCCGGCGGGGTGGGGGAAAGCGGCGTGAAGCGGCGCCACACGTCCCGGTAGCTCCGGTACCCGCGCGCCGCGGACACCGCCAGGAACGCCACGCCGCAGAGGGCCCCCAGGATAAGGCCGCCCGCTGTCCCTGCCCCGGCGAGGGTTACCAGCAGCCCGGCAACAATGGCAATCAAGGCAGCGTTCGCCGTCGTCATGAAGATCATGCTGCTGCCCGCCACATGGCTGAAAGAACCGCGGTTGCCGAAGAAATAGTAGGTCTGCACCGAACCGGCCTCATCGTCGTGGTGCGCGGCCATCAGGTACGGCGCCACGCCCGGATCGAGGTCCACGTACGCGGCCCGCAGCCTGTTCATGGCCGTGACGTACATCAGGTCCTCATGGGCCACGTTCATCACCCGGAGCTGGGTCAGCAGCCCGATCGCGGTATCGATGAACAGGACAACCACTGCCAGCAGGACGAAGGCATCCGAAAAGCCGGTGGCCTGGCCCACCAGTGCCACGCTGACAATGCTGGCCGAAGTGAACGTCAGGAACATGCTGATGCGGGTCAGGACCTCGCCCTGGGCGGTACTGCGTGATGCCAGCAGGCCCCAGTGCTCCGTGGCGAGCAGCTGGGCCCGCACGGAGGCAGGGACCCCGCCGTGCTGGTGGGACGTGCCGCCGTCCTCGATGGACATGGCGTTATTGTCCTCCCGATCACCGTTCCGTTGCCAGCGGCCGTTCCGGGGTGTGCAGGCGGGTCATGATCCGCGGCATGGTGCCCGGGATCCGGTGGGAAGTGGCCCGGGACACGATGACCATCACCGCGAACGCGGCAGGCACGCTCCACGCCGCCGGCTGCGCGAGCCAGGGCGGCGTCAGGCCCGAACCCGATACTGCGCCTGCAATCATTGCCCCGCCGCACAGCACCCCGCCGGTTACCATGCCGGCGATGGCCCCGGCATCGGTCAGGCCGCGCCACCAGATGCCCAGCAGCAGGACCGGGCAGACCGTGGAAGCGGTGAACGCGAAAACCAGGCCAACGCTGCCGGCAAGTGCCAGGGAACCGGTCATGAACGCAAAGCCGAGCGGGACCAGGGCGGAGACGACGGCGGCGAGCCGGAACCCGCGGACGCTTCCGCCCAGGACGTCCTGGCTGATCACGCCGGCCAGGGAGACCACCAGGCCGGAGGTGGTGGACAGGAACGCCGCGAACGCCCCGGCCACCACCAGGGCGCTGAGCAGGTCGCCCGGTACCCCGCCCACGAGTTCGCCGGGCAGCCGCAGGACCATGGCGTCCGGCTGCCCCGAGCGGGCCAGGTCGGGGGCAAACATCCGGGCCACCAGCCCGTACGCCGTGGGGAAGAGGTAGAACACGGAGAGCAGGCCCAGGACGATCAGCGTGGTCCGCCGGGCCGAGTGCCCGTCCGGGTTGGTGTAGAAACGCACCAGCACGTGCGGCAGTCCCAAGGTGCCGAACAGCAGCGCCACGAGCAGGGACACGTTCTGATACAGCCCGGCAGGTGCCACGCCCGTGGGGTTGACCGCGGGCAGGGACTGGGGCTCCGCCCCCTGGCCGGCCAGCACGAAGACGATGAACAGGATGGGCACGGCCAGGGCCGTCAGCTTCAGCCAGTACTGGAACGCCTGGACAAAGGTGATGGACCGCATCCCGCCTGCCACCACCGTGAGGCACACCACCACCACGACGGCAACGGAACCCACCCAGGACGGCAGGCCCGTGGCGATATGGATGGTCAGTGCCGCCCCGTGCAGCTGCGGCACGATGTACAGCCACCCCACCATCACCACCACCAGGCTGGTGACGCGCCGGACCGTCCGGGAGGCGAGCCGGGACTCGGTGAAGTCCGGAATCGTGTAGGCGCCGGACCGGCGCAGCGGGGCGGCAACGAAGAGCAGCAGCATCAGGTAGCCGGCGGTGTACCCCACCGGGAACCAGAGTGCATCCGTCCCGGACAGCAGGATGAGGCCTGCCACACCCAGGAAACTGGCTGCGGACAGGTATTCCCCGCCGATCGCCGACGCGTTCCACCAGGGGCGCACGGTCCGGGATGCAACGTAGAAGTCGCCGGTGGTGCGTGAGATCCGGAGCCCGTAAAACCCGATGATGGCCGTGGCGAGGGACACCACCGCGACCGCTGTGATGGCGACGCCGGCATTCACCTGCGCATCACTGTTCCCCTGCCAGGTCCCGGTACCGCGCCTCATTGCGTGCCGCCGTCCTGACGTACAGCCATGCGCTCAAGCCGATCACCGGGTAAATTCCCGCGCCCAGCAGCAGCCAGCCGAACGGGATGCCGGCGATCCGGGTATCGGCCAGGCCCGGAACCACCACCAGGGTCAGCGGGAATGCGGCCAGGATCAGCAGGAAGCCGCCCGCCACCACCAGGGCCAGCCGCAGCTGGGACCTGATCAGCGACCGGACAAACACCTGCCCCACCTCGGAGTCCTGCGCCGCTTCCCGCGACTCGAGCGCGCGGGGTGTGCCCCGCACCGCCGTGCGCGCAGACGCGCGCGGGGCCGTAACCCGGACCCGCGTCATGCGTGCGGCCTGATCCTGGTTGCCTCCAGCTTCTCCCGCACGATGGGCAGGTGCCGGCGGCTGATGGGCAGGCCGGCACCGGCCACCGTCACGCGCGGCCCGTCGGCCGCCAGCTTCATCGAGGACACATGCTTCAGCGCCACCAGGTAGGAGCGGTGCGTACGGATGAACCCGGCATCCGCCCACTGCTGTTCAAGGTCCGCCAGGGGCACCCGGATGAGGTAACTGGCGTCGGCGGTATGCAGCCGCGCGTAGTCGCCCTGTGCCTGGACGTACGTGACGTCGTCGCGCCGGATCATCCTGGTGGTCCCGCCCTGGTCCACCGTGATCATCTCCGGTGCCGCCCCGCCGTCGCGCAATTCGCTGATCCGCCCCACGGAACGTGCCAGGCGCTCGGCGCGCACCGGCTTGAGCAGGTAGTCCACGGCGGCGAGTTCGAACGCAGCCAGGGCATGGTCCTCATCGGCAGTGACAAAAACAACGGCCGGCGGATTGCTGCTGCGGGCGATGGCCCCGGCGATGTCCAGGCCTGACACCGCAGGCATATGGATGTCCAGGAAAACGGCGTCGATGCCGCCGGCGGACAGGGCCGCAAGCGCTTCAGCGCCGGACGTGGCACGCAGCACCTTCCCAATGCGCTCGTCCCTGCCCAGCAGGAAAGCCAGCTCCTCAACGGCGGGCAGCTCATCATCAACGACGAGGACGTTAATCATTCTCCTAGGGTACTTCCAGCGGAACAGCGCTCCTCACGCATCATGCCCGGGCTGGGACTTCGGCACCCGCATGGTGATCAGCGTTCCCTCGCCCGGCGCCGTTTCCACCACCAGTCCGTGATCGTTGCCGTACACCTGGCGGAGGCGCGCATCCACATTCCGCAGCCCCACATGGTCCCCGTCCGTATGGCCCGCCAGCACGGACCGGAGATGCTCCGGATCCATCCCCACGCCGTCGTCCTCGATGGTGACCTCGGCGAAGGCCCCGGCGTCCTCCGCCGTGATGCTGATGTGCCCGGGACCCGCCTTGGCCTCGAGCCCGTGCCGGACGGCATTCTCCACCAGCGGCTGCAGGCTGAGGAAGGGGATGACGGTGCCCAGCACCTCCGGGGCGATCCGCAGGCTAACCTGGACGCGCTCGCCGAACCGGGCACGCTCCAG is a window from the Arthrobacter sp. NicSoilC5 genome containing:
- a CDS encoding cation acetate symporter; the encoded protein is MNAGVAITAVAVVSLATAIIGFYGLRISRTTGDFYVASRTVRPWWNASAIGGEYLSAASFLGVAGLILLSGTDALWFPVGYTAGYLMLLLFVAAPLRRSGAYTIPDFTESRLASRTVRRVTSLVVVMVGWLYIVPQLHGAALTIHIATGLPSWVGSVAVVVVVCLTVVAGGMRSITFVQAFQYWLKLTALAVPILFIVFVLAGQGAEPQSLPAVNPTGVAPAGLYQNVSLLVALLFGTLGLPHVLVRFYTNPDGHSARRTTLIVLGLLSVFYLFPTAYGLVARMFAPDLARSGQPDAMVLRLPGELVGGVPGDLLSALVVAGAFAAFLSTTSGLVVSLAGVISQDVLGGSVRGFRLAAVVSALVPLGFAFMTGSLALAGSVGLVFAFTASTVCPVLLLGIWWRGLTDAGAIAGMVTGGVLCGGAMIAGAVSGSGLTPPWLAQPAAWSVPAAFAVMVIVSRATSHRIPGTMPRIMTRLHTPERPLATER
- a CDS encoding LytTR family DNA-binding domain-containing protein, whose protein sequence is MINVLVVDDELPAVEELAFLLGRDERIGKVLRATSGAEALAALSAGGIDAVFLDIHMPAVSGLDIAGAIARSSNPPAVVFVTADEDHALAAFELAAVDYLLKPVRAERLARSVGRISELRDGGAAPEMITVDQGGTTRMIRRDDVTYVQAQGDYARLHTADASYLIRVPLADLEQQWADAGFIRTHRSYLVALKHVSSMKLAADGPRVTVAGAGLPISRRHLPIVREKLEATRIRPHA